A genome region from Sphingobium sp. CR2-8 includes the following:
- a CDS encoding TolC family protein, giving the protein MTGMEKGFHSGTGCLLMAGSLLISSAFAQTGATVDPAGPVTLESAAREAIAWHPALTQAAGDLNARGEDVNVARAGYSPQISAGLATGYDSRLTGDWRPRPQVSASQMIYDFGKVGSAVDAAEAGTRVGAADMLLAIDGLIRDIGYALIEAQRGEALHQVALEQLERVRAISDLVDSRVGKGAATRSDGLQAQARVEAVIATLSQIEAARRRWSSNLAYLLGRSAPPTQVDADVPGWLMAACRQPPPDWDMVPAVMRAEAQRDRAVADLRRSKAEQKPTISIGGTGTIDVSNPLSDRRSAYSLGFNVTNNVFGGGITKARVRGAAYALDAADAATERARNETAQRLAEAQQQIDSLAALRKTLASRQDNMNETGKLYRLQYLEMGTRTLVDLLNAEQEFQQVRFEATNATHDLRRLQMDCLYHSGRMRAAFRLTGTVVRGVTL; this is encoded by the coding sequence ATGACCGGGATGGAAAAAGGGTTCCATAGCGGCACTGGCTGTCTCCTCATGGCAGGCAGCCTGCTGATATCGTCTGCGTTTGCGCAGACCGGAGCGACGGTTGATCCCGCCGGGCCGGTTACGCTGGAGAGCGCGGCGCGCGAAGCCATCGCCTGGCACCCTGCGCTGACGCAGGCGGCAGGCGATCTCAATGCACGCGGGGAAGACGTCAACGTCGCGCGTGCCGGCTATTCGCCGCAGATCAGCGCAGGCCTGGCGACAGGCTATGACAGTCGCCTGACCGGCGACTGGCGTCCGCGCCCGCAGGTCAGCGCGTCGCAGATGATCTACGATTTCGGCAAGGTCGGCAGCGCCGTGGATGCGGCGGAGGCGGGCACGCGGGTCGGCGCTGCCGACATGCTTCTGGCGATCGATGGCCTGATCCGCGACATCGGCTATGCGCTGATCGAGGCGCAACGCGGCGAAGCCCTGCACCAGGTGGCGTTGGAACAGCTGGAGCGTGTCCGCGCCATCAGCGATCTGGTGGACAGCCGCGTCGGCAAAGGCGCGGCGACCCGGTCCGACGGGCTACAGGCGCAGGCACGGGTGGAAGCGGTGATCGCCACCCTGTCGCAGATCGAGGCGGCGCGTCGCCGCTGGTCGAGCAATCTTGCTTATCTTCTGGGCCGGTCGGCGCCGCCGACGCAGGTCGATGCGGACGTGCCCGGGTGGCTGATGGCCGCATGTCGGCAACCCCCGCCCGATTGGGACATGGTGCCCGCAGTCATGCGGGCGGAGGCGCAGAGGGATCGCGCGGTCGCGGACCTGCGCCGCAGCAAGGCGGAGCAGAAACCGACCATCTCCATCGGCGGCACGGGCACGATCGACGTGTCCAATCCCTTGTCCGACCGGCGCAGCGCCTATTCGCTGGGCTTCAACGTGACGAACAATGTGTTCGGCGGCGGCATCACCAAGGCGCGGGTGCGCGGCGCGGCCTATGCACTGGACGCCGCCGATGCCGCGACCGAACGCGCGCGCAACGAAACCGCCCAGCGCCTGGCCGAAGCGCAGCAGCAGATCGACAGTCTGGCCGCGCTGCGCAAGACCCTGGCATCGCGGCAGGACAATATGAACGAGACGGGCAAGCTGTATCGCCTGCAATATCTGGAGATGGGCACCCGCACCTTGGTCGACCTGCTCAACGCCGAGCAGGAGTTCCAGCAGGTCCGCTTCGAAGCGACCAACGCCACCCACGACCTGCGGCGGCTCCAGATGGATTGCCTCTATCATTCGGGCCGCATGCGGGCGGCTTTCCGCCTGACCGGCACGGTCGTGCGCGGGGTGACGCTATGA
- a CDS encoding type I secretion system permease/ATPase, with amino-acid sequence MNMMPPVRPTVRPAVSAGTIDAWLELLQQVAHHYGLPNSEQGARLAGLWAGMDGEQAKVRGMARALGLSVRFKVPGVGERLSGWRLPMIVRMSDGALALVTAISEDGEATLSLAGEGGLRAHMPMADIARGATLLAIARPVRAAPDARVDPYIHQHQDNWLRRILYQDARSYGHVMVASCIANVLGLSGVIFSMQVYDRVVPAESYPTLYILALGVALAIGFDFLLRRLRMNIVDVLGKRADLRMSDKVFGHALRVRNRARPTSTGTFIAQLRDLDQVRELLTSTTVAAIADLPFFLIFLVILWFIGGPLVLVPIAALFLLIVPGLLAQRRLRTYATASMRESSLRNAMLVEAVQGIEDIKALQAEERFQQHWNRYNAQAGEAQLKLRGLTNSLTVWTQNVQNGVYAGIVCVGAPMVIAGDITTGALVASSILGSRMMAPMSQVTALLSRFQQSKVAIGSLNQIMALPVDRPHAEHRISVNAIAGAMTIHSGVFSYADPNSPPALTVPELEIAAGEKIALLGRNGAGKSTLLQALSGMLQPVSGEVLVDNLALGHIDPNDLRRDVSFLSQHSRLFHGTIRENLTLGAPDVSNEEILSMLAMTGAIQFVRRLRAGLEHVILEGGQSLSGGQIQSLLLARLLLRHPRVALLDEPTAAMDEVSERHFIDGLKTWAQDRTLVIATHRMRVLELVDRVIVIDNGTILLDQPRDAALRTMQANKARVA; translated from the coding sequence ATGAACATGATGCCGCCGGTCCGTCCGACCGTCCGCCCGGCCGTCAGTGCGGGGACGATCGACGCCTGGCTGGAATTGCTGCAACAGGTCGCGCATCATTATGGTCTGCCCAATAGCGAACAGGGCGCCAGGCTCGCGGGTCTATGGGCCGGGATGGACGGGGAGCAGGCGAAGGTCCGCGGCATGGCGCGCGCGCTGGGTCTGTCCGTCCGGTTCAAGGTGCCCGGCGTCGGGGAGCGGCTGTCGGGATGGCGGCTGCCGATGATCGTGCGGATGAGCGACGGCGCGCTGGCGCTGGTGACGGCCATATCGGAGGATGGCGAGGCGACCCTGTCGCTGGCGGGCGAAGGCGGACTGCGTGCGCATATGCCGATGGCTGACATCGCGCGGGGCGCGACCCTGCTGGCGATCGCCCGGCCGGTGCGCGCGGCACCCGATGCGCGGGTGGACCCTTATATTCATCAACATCAGGATAACTGGCTGCGGCGTATCCTTTATCAGGACGCGCGCTCTTACGGCCATGTGATGGTGGCGTCGTGCATTGCCAACGTCCTGGGCCTGTCGGGCGTCATCTTTTCCATGCAGGTCTATGACCGGGTGGTCCCGGCGGAATCCTATCCCACCCTCTATATATTGGCGCTGGGCGTGGCGTTGGCGATCGGCTTCGACTTCCTGCTGCGGCGGCTGCGGATGAACATCGTCGATGTGCTGGGCAAGCGGGCGGACCTGCGCATGTCGGACAAGGTGTTCGGCCATGCTCTGCGCGTGCGCAACCGGGCGCGACCGACTTCCACCGGCACCTTCATCGCGCAATTGCGCGACCTGGACCAAGTGCGGGAACTGCTGACCTCCACCACCGTGGCCGCGATCGCGGACCTGCCCTTCTTCCTGATCTTCCTCGTCATCCTGTGGTTCATCGGCGGGCCGCTGGTGCTGGTGCCGATCGCGGCGCTTTTCCTGCTGATCGTGCCCGGCCTGCTCGCGCAGCGACGGCTGCGCACCTATGCCACCGCGTCGATGCGCGAATCCTCGCTGCGTAATGCGATGCTGGTGGAGGCGGTGCAGGGCATAGAGGATATCAAGGCGTTGCAGGCCGAGGAACGGTTCCAGCAGCATTGGAACCGCTACAATGCGCAAGCGGGCGAGGCGCAGTTGAAGCTACGCGGCCTGACCAACAGCCTGACGGTCTGGACGCAGAATGTGCAAAATGGCGTCTATGCCGGGATCGTGTGCGTCGGCGCGCCGATGGTGATCGCAGGCGACATCACGACCGGCGCATTGGTCGCATCGTCCATATTGGGATCGCGGATGATGGCGCCGATGTCGCAGGTGACGGCGCTGCTCAGCCGTTTCCAGCAATCGAAGGTCGCGATCGGCAGCCTCAACCAGATCATGGCGCTGCCGGTCGATCGGCCCCACGCCGAACATCGTATTTCGGTAAACGCGATTGCGGGCGCGATGACGATCCATTCGGGCGTGTTCAGCTATGCCGACCCGAACAGCCCGCCCGCCCTGACCGTGCCCGAACTGGAGATCGCGGCAGGTGAGAAGATCGCGCTGCTCGGCCGCAATGGCGCTGGCAAATCGACCCTGTTACAGGCGCTGTCGGGCATGTTGCAGCCGGTGTCGGGCGAAGTGCTGGTCGACAATCTGGCGCTGGGTCATATCGACCCCAACGACCTGCGCCGCGACGTGAGTTTCCTGTCGCAGCATAGCCGCCTGTTCCACGGGACCATCCGCGAAAATCTGACACTGGGCGCGCCCGACGTGTCGAACGAGGAAATACTCTCGATGCTGGCGATGACCGGGGCCATCCAGTTCGTCCGCCGCCTGCGCGCCGGGCTGGAGCATGTCATCCTGGAAGGCGGGCAGAGCCTGTCGGGCGGGCAGATCCAGTCGTTGCTGCTGGCCCGGCTGCTGCTGCGGCATCCGCGGGTCGCGCTGCTGGACGAGCCGACCGCGGCGATGGACGAGGTATCCGAACGACACTTCATCGACGGCCTCAAGACATGGGCGCAGGACCGGACGCTGGTGATCGCGACCCACAGGATGCGCGTGCTGGAACTGGTCGACCGGGTGATCGTGATCGACAATGGCACGATCCTGCTCGACCAGCCCAGGGATGCGGCGCTGCGCACCATGCAGGCCAATAAGGCGAGGGTGGCATGA
- a CDS encoding HlyD family efflux transporter periplasmic adaptor subunit: protein MNAAAMDDEWQFDDEGRSRLTGAKRLLWLVTALFVVAFTWAWFAKLDEVASGSGRVVPTSREQIIQSLEGGIMAKLLVRRDDIVQPGQILAQLDPTQAGSTVDESAAKYRAALASAARLRAEVSGTAIAFPSELDDYPDLKAAEARLYQDRRQSLASSDRLIDESLALINKEVAIGESLIAVGAASNVEVLRLKRQRAELALKKADLRSQYLVEAQQDLAKVSEEVEALAPVVRGRSDTLQRLTLRSPVRGVVKSIEVSTIGGVVTPNGEIMQIVPLDDQLLIEARIAPRDIAFIHPAQRATVKITAYDYAIYGGLEGEVASISPDTIRDEVNPDVYYYRVFVRTKSVSLVNKAGKHFPIVPGMIATVDIHTGSKTVMQYLLKPLNRAREGLRER from the coding sequence ATGAACGCGGCGGCGATGGACGACGAATGGCAGTTCGACGACGAAGGCCGCAGCCGCCTGACGGGCGCCAAGCGGCTGCTGTGGCTGGTGACGGCGCTATTCGTGGTCGCCTTCACCTGGGCCTGGTTCGCCAAATTGGATGAGGTCGCCAGCGGCAGCGGGCGCGTGGTGCCGACCAGCCGGGAACAGATTATCCAGTCGCTCGAAGGCGGCATCATGGCGAAACTGCTGGTTCGTCGGGACGACATCGTGCAGCCGGGGCAGATATTGGCCCAGCTCGACCCCACCCAGGCGGGATCGACGGTGGATGAAAGCGCCGCCAAATATCGCGCCGCGCTGGCCAGCGCGGCGCGGTTGCGGGCGGAAGTCAGCGGGACCGCCATCGCCTTCCCCTCCGAACTGGACGATTATCCCGATCTCAAGGCCGCCGAGGCGCGGCTGTACCAGGACCGGCGGCAGAGCCTGGCCAGTTCGGACAGACTGATCGATGAATCACTGGCGCTGATCAACAAGGAAGTCGCCATCGGCGAATCGCTGATCGCGGTCGGCGCGGCGAGCAATGTCGAAGTGCTGCGACTGAAACGGCAGCGCGCCGAACTCGCGCTCAAGAAAGCCGATCTGCGGTCCCAATATCTGGTCGAGGCGCAACAGGATCTGGCGAAGGTCAGCGAAGAGGTGGAGGCGCTGGCCCCGGTCGTGCGCGGCCGGTCCGACACGCTCCAGCGCCTGACGCTGCGGTCGCCGGTGCGGGGCGTGGTGAAGAGCATCGAGGTTTCCACCATCGGCGGCGTGGTGACGCCCAATGGCGAGATCATGCAGATCGTGCCGCTGGACGACCAGTTGCTGATCGAGGCGCGGATCGCGCCGCGCGACATCGCCTTCATTCATCCCGCCCAGCGCGCGACGGTCAAGATTACCGCCTATGACTATGCCATCTATGGCGGCCTGGAAGGCGAAGTGGCGAGCATATCGCCGGACACGATCAGGGATGAGGTGAACCCGGACGTCTATTATTACCGGGTGTTCGTGCGAACCAAATCGGTGTCGCTGGTCAACAAGGCGGGCAAACATTTCCCGATCGTGCCGGGCATGATCGCGACGGTGGACATCCACACCGGCAGCAAGACGGTGATGCAATATCTGCTGAAACCCCTGAACCGTGCCCGTGAAGGACTGCGCGAGCGATGA
- a CDS encoding UDP-N-acetylmuramoyl-tripeptide--D-alanyl-D-alanine ligase: MNAMIDQKLSAIAEKVAQAPSVTIDGAPRTILFLSFTDGTARARTITLSGPDGSSCWRSAVPILMAAADQLRWLRVDWVRAVEQSDWRSLRQRLGATKRNYFRLGIALDARLERAFLETEINANAMFYGGQGHPTAIVNEGNIRRYARLRHCAGAIDFGDDAPVWLFSTGGLFMGEDGVVHTIGGQGRNAGRRTVDRLDPDLLLRLIDDGSAYLASQVRADGRFHYGWHPCFDREIAAYNSLRHASSTYAMLESWEVTRDPDLLAAIERALTYLERVLIASVDLPNGTPAAFLIDPGNEIKLGGNAVCLLALVKYSELMATDRYRVLLDRLATGILYMQDAATGRFVHVLDYPTLAVKQEFRIIYYDGEAAFGLMRLYGLTRDPRWIAAVTLAFDHFIAAGHASAHDHWLGYCANELTRHQPSETWYRFGLDTIRDYLDFVERRITTFPTLLELMMAAQHMIARLAADPDHSHLLDSIDLVHFDRALHARAHYLLNGHFWPELAMFFANPRRIVGSFFIRHHGFRVRIDDVEHYLSGLIAYRRHLLDRQVQAPVSPPESGWTARSVAQATGGRWIAPPPADWSAQGLCIFPLSQRPGDMVVVRGREGERGIAPRAIDSVKPRASAIITSAPERFAASGLPVLAVQDNDDAILALGRYARAAMTGKLIGVTGSAGKTTMVAMLARALRPWGDVGETRLNANLPHGIGWNLASIPWNTPHIVMELAIGRMRQNAMLTRPDIAVFTNIAAAHLEYHHDLTTVARRKSAIFQGMAPGGVAILNADMQQLASVRALAQARDLSVVTYGLSPEADFRLIDRREGAIMVQTPGGALHYRLAAPGQHMVLNSVAVLATLSVLSLDAGRGLDALADFRPLAGRGEELALTIEGRRLCLIDDAYNANPESMAAALALLGARRGRRRVAVLGEMLELGPEATRYHSALEPLIHAHGIDRVHVVGKHYAQLWAGLPRARRGLYADDVGQLRTCLKDMIEDDDVLLIKGSHGSAVHQLVDQLKADARQIS, translated from the coding sequence ATGAACGCGATGATCGACCAGAAACTGTCCGCGATCGCGGAAAAGGTGGCGCAGGCCCCGAGCGTGACGATCGACGGCGCGCCACGCACGATCCTGTTCCTGTCCTTCACCGACGGCACGGCGCGGGCGCGGACGATCACCTTGTCGGGCCCGGACGGGTCAAGCTGCTGGCGGTCGGCAGTGCCGATATTGATGGCGGCGGCGGATCAGTTGCGTTGGCTGCGGGTCGATTGGGTCCGCGCGGTCGAACAGAGCGACTGGCGCAGCCTGCGCCAGCGTCTGGGCGCGACCAAGCGCAACTATTTCCGGCTTGGCATAGCGCTCGACGCGCGGCTGGAACGGGCTTTCCTGGAAACGGAGATCAACGCCAACGCCATGTTCTACGGCGGCCAGGGGCATCCGACCGCCATCGTCAACGAAGGCAATATCCGCCGCTATGCCCGGCTGCGCCACTGTGCAGGCGCGATCGACTTCGGCGACGATGCGCCTGTCTGGCTCTTTTCGACCGGGGGCCTGTTCATGGGCGAGGATGGCGTCGTTCATACGATCGGCGGGCAGGGGCGCAATGCCGGGCGACGGACGGTGGATCGGCTGGACCCGGACCTGCTGCTGCGCCTGATCGATGACGGCAGCGCCTATCTGGCGTCGCAGGTGCGGGCCGATGGACGATTCCATTATGGCTGGCACCCCTGTTTCGACAGGGAGATCGCCGCCTATAACAGCCTGCGCCATGCCAGCAGCACCTATGCGATGCTGGAAAGCTGGGAGGTGACGCGCGATCCGGATCTGCTGGCCGCGATCGAGCGGGCGCTGACCTATCTGGAGCGCGTTCTCATCGCGTCGGTCGATCTGCCGAACGGGACGCCGGCGGCGTTCCTGATCGATCCGGGCAACGAGATCAAGCTGGGCGGCAATGCCGTCTGCCTGCTGGCGCTGGTCAAATATAGCGAACTGATGGCGACCGATCGCTATCGCGTGCTGCTCGATCGGCTGGCGACGGGCATCCTGTATATGCAGGACGCCGCGACCGGCCGCTTCGTCCATGTCCTTGATTATCCGACCCTGGCGGTGAAGCAGGAATTTCGGATCATCTATTATGATGGCGAAGCGGCGTTCGGGCTGATGCGGCTATACGGCCTAACCCGCGATCCGCGCTGGATCGCGGCGGTGACGCTGGCCTTCGACCATTTCATCGCGGCGGGCCATGCATCGGCGCACGATCATTGGCTGGGCTATTGCGCGAACGAGCTGACCCGGCACCAGCCCAGCGAAACCTGGTATCGCTTCGGGCTGGACACTATTCGCGACTATCTCGACTTCGTGGAAAGGCGCATCACCACCTTCCCCACTTTGCTGGAACTGATGATGGCGGCGCAGCATATGATCGCGCGCCTGGCCGCCGACCCGGACCACAGCCATCTGCTGGACAGCATCGATCTCGTCCATTTCGATCGGGCGCTGCATGCCCGCGCCCATTATCTGCTCAACGGCCATTTCTGGCCCGAACTGGCGATGTTCTTCGCCAATCCACGCCGGATCGTCGGCAGTTTCTTCATCCGCCACCATGGCTTCCGCGTGCGGATCGACGATGTCGAACATTATCTGTCGGGCCTTATCGCCTATCGTCGTCACCTGCTGGACCGTCAGGTGCAGGCCCCTGTGTCCCCGCCCGAAAGCGGCTGGACCGCGCGCAGCGTGGCGCAGGCGACCGGCGGGCGCTGGATAGCGCCGCCGCCCGCCGACTGGAGCGCGCAGGGCCTGTGCATCTTCCCGCTCAGCCAGCGCCCGGGCGATATGGTCGTCGTGCGGGGACGGGAAGGCGAGCGCGGCATCGCGCCGCGGGCGATCGACAGCGTGAAGCCGCGCGCCAGCGCCATCATCACCAGCGCGCCGGAGCGTTTCGCAGCCAGCGGCCTTCCCGTGCTGGCGGTGCAGGACAATGACGATGCGATACTGGCGCTGGGTCGATATGCGCGCGCGGCCATGACCGGCAAGCTGATCGGCGTGACCGGCAGCGCGGGCAAGACGACGATGGTCGCCATGCTGGCGCGCGCGTTGCGCCCCTGGGGTGATGTCGGCGAGACGCGCCTGAACGCGAACCTGCCCCATGGAATCGGGTGGAACCTGGCGTCCATCCCCTGGAATACGCCCCATATCGTGATGGAACTGGCGATCGGCCGCATGCGGCAGAATGCGATGCTCACCCGTCCCGATATCGCGGTTTTCACCAACATCGCCGCAGCCCATCTGGAATATCATCATGATCTGACCACGGTCGCGCGGCGCAAGAGTGCGATTTTCCAGGGCATGGCGCCGGGCGGCGTCGCCATCCTGAATGCGGACATGCAGCAACTCGCCAGCGTCCGGGCGCTGGCGCAGGCCCGTGACCTGTCCGTCGTCACCTATGGCCTGTCGCCCGAGGCGGATTTCCGCCTGATCGATCGGCGCGAGGGTGCGATCATGGTGCAGACGCCGGGCGGCGCGCTGCACTATCGGCTGGCGGCGCCCGGACAACATATGGTGCTCAACAGCGTCGCCGTGCTGGCGACGCTGTCCGTCCTGTCGCTGGACGCGGGCAGGGGGCTGGATGCGCTTGCCGACTTCCGTCCGCTGGCGGGGCGTGGCGAGGAACTGGCTCTGACGATCGAGGGGCGACGGCTTTGCCTGATCGACGACGCCTATAATGCCAACCCCGAATCCATGGCCGCCGCGCTGGCGCTGCTGGGCGCGCGACGGGGCAGGCGGCGCGTCGCTGTGCTGGGCGAAATGCTGGAATTGGGTCCGGAAGCGACGCGCTATCACAGCGCGCTCGAACCGCTGATCCACGCCCATGGCATCGATCGCGTCCATGTCGTGGGCAAACATTATGCACAGCTATGGGCCGGTCTGCCCAGAGCGCGTCGGGGGCTTTACGCCGATGATGTCGGGCAGTTACGCACCTGTCTCAAAGACATGATCGAGGATGACGATGTGCTGTTGATCAAAGGCTCGCATGGCAGCGCGGTGCATCAACTGGTCGACCAGTTGAAGGCCGATGCCCGGCAGATATCATGA
- a CDS encoding MarR family winged helix-turn-helix transcriptional regulator, translating into MASRDGRRLEVSAQNFADPSLLSLARQTQQARINCSQHFPKNVFRDSAWDIMLELFIVAEEGGRMCVKDTMAISGESATGTIRRIEGLEEAKLIVRRYDPVDHRRMLVELSGKGRAAMVSFLHHLFEVGEAASKADQPVKPVTFVPLAPRRPNDDLRDRS; encoded by the coding sequence ATGGCCTCGCGCGATGGACGCAGATTGGAAGTATCGGCACAGAATTTCGCCGATCCGTCGTTGCTGTCCCTTGCCCGGCAAACGCAGCAGGCGCGGATCAATTGTTCCCAGCATTTCCCCAAGAATGTGTTCCGCGATTCCGCCTGGGACATCATGCTGGAACTGTTCATCGTGGCCGAAGAAGGGGGCAGGATGTGCGTCAAGGACACGATGGCGATTTCCGGGGAGAGCGCGACCGGCACGATACGCCGGATCGAGGGGCTGGAGGAAGCCAAGCTGATCGTGCGACGCTATGATCCTGTCGACCATCGCCGGATGCTGGTGGAACTGAGCGGAAAGGGCCGGGCGGCGATGGTGTCCTTCCTGCACCATCTGTTCGAAGTGGGCGAGGCCGCGTCGAAGGCCGACCAGCCGGTCAAGCCCGTGACATTCGTCCCCCTTGCCCCGCGTCGGCCCAATGACGACCTGCGCGACCGTTCCTGA
- a CDS encoding nitroreductase family protein: protein MASNPRASVRAVDPLFLERWSPRAFDSSAIPQADLDTMLDAARWAPSAFNYQPWRFLYAHRDGADWQRFVDLLLPFNQSWVQHAGVVLFVLSDTLTAAPGSDDFKPSYSHSFDAGAAWALLALQATRLGYHTHGMTGVDFDKARVELAVPDRFRIEAAVAIGRQGDKSILPEALQAREEPSDRKPIEAFAHQGNFVG from the coding sequence ATGGCCAGCAATCCTCGCGCCTCGGTTCGTGCCGTCGACCCCTTGTTTCTCGAACGCTGGTCGCCCCGCGCCTTCGACTCCTCGGCCATTCCACAGGCCGACCTGGACACTATGCTTGATGCCGCACGCTGGGCGCCTTCGGCGTTCAATTATCAGCCCTGGCGGTTCCTCTACGCCCATCGCGATGGCGCGGATTGGCAGCGCTTCGTCGACCTGCTGCTGCCCTTCAACCAGAGCTGGGTCCAACATGCGGGCGTCGTGCTGTTCGTCCTGTCCGACACGCTGACCGCCGCGCCGGGATCGGACGATTTCAAGCCGTCCTACAGCCACAGTTTCGACGCGGGTGCGGCCTGGGCCTTGCTGGCCTTGCAGGCGACGCGGCTGGGCTATCACACCCATGGCATGACCGGCGTCGATTTCGACAAGGCGCGCGTCGAACTGGCGGTGCCCGACCGCTTCCGCATCGAAGCGGCGGTCGCGATCGGTCGGCAGGGCGACAAGAGCATCCTGCCCGAAGCCTTGCAGGCGCGCGAGGAACCCAGCGATCGCAAGCCCATCGAAGCGTTCGCCCATCAGGGCAATTTCGTGGGCTGA
- a CDS encoding LuxR C-terminal-related transcriptional regulator, whose amino-acid sequence MSLTEMITDSTVPAVVTNPRLPDNPIVDCNAAFLALTGYTREEVVGRNCRFLSGPETEDAGTNMIRAALRDRRPVLVELRNHRKDGSAFRNAVMIAPIFGPDGTLEWYLGSQMAVEHGGERRRDAAAALIDTLTERQRAVLAGMADGRLNKQIAYELGLTERTVKMHRAAMLRALGVRSMAEAIRLAIEAGL is encoded by the coding sequence ATGTCCCTGACCGAAATGATCACCGACAGCACCGTGCCCGCGGTCGTCACCAATCCGCGCCTGCCGGACAATCCGATCGTGGATTGCAATGCCGCGTTCCTGGCGCTGACCGGCTACACGCGGGAGGAGGTCGTCGGGCGCAATTGTCGTTTCCTGTCTGGGCCTGAGACGGAGGATGCGGGGACGAACATGATCCGCGCCGCCCTGCGCGACCGGCGGCCGGTGCTGGTGGAATTGCGCAACCATCGCAAGGACGGCTCGGCCTTCCGCAATGCCGTGATGATCGCCCCGATCTTTGGCCCGGACGGCACGTTGGAATGGTATCTCGGGTCGCAAATGGCGGTCGAGCATGGGGGCGAGCGCCGCCGGGATGCGGCCGCCGCCCTGATCGACACGCTGACAGAGCGCCAGCGGGCCGTGTTGGCGGGCATGGCGGACGGACGGCTCAACAAGCAGATCGCCTATGAACTGGGCCTCACCGAACGCACGGTGAAGATGCATCGCGCGGCCATGCTGCGTGCCCTGGGCGTGCGCAGCATGGCGGAAGCGATTCGCCTTGCAATAGAGGCGGGGCTTTAG